The Caulifigura coniformis genome includes a region encoding these proteins:
- a CDS encoding ATP-dependent nuclease → MAKKKAAATEQQEAPTELDNVGTKLRKLVIKNFGCIGSTPVEIDLDDVVVLVGRNNTGKSTILRAYQVIMTSSAPKLELDDFPESKVDAAALPEIELHTRIIDNPPASKWIAKIDGEDIVRERWTWTKDKVVGKRQGFDVASDQWSDQVPWGAANVANSRRPRPHRIDAFGSPEEQTEAVVKLLLAALLSAIGNLPHTEAGEDGELKETEYGKLLKDIASLQRAVVEQVQDQIDHAQQQLTEVIQNVFRGYRIEFDAKPEEDITSCLNFFKPGALLRMGPKDGHMSSAERQGSGARRTLMWAALKYAADKKADEDAKPNLLLMDEPELCLHPNAVREACNVLYDLPKTGKWQVMVTTHSPAFIDLSRDNTTVVRVERDADGVVIRGTTVFRPEKAKLSDDEKEELKMLNLCDPSLCEFFFGGRTVIVEGDTEYTAFRFLLDKFPDDPRLKDVHVVRARGKYTICLVAKILNQFNSRYAVLHDCDAPKVLRKKKGSNEKEEIVNPAWTNNSRIRDAVSDSVLAKRARLVALIPHFEGAFFGEELSGEKPVNAWTRLKNDNDIAEQVKGLLCSLLDFNEQVPTTCSEWSDEQALLARYEQFASST, encoded by the coding sequence ATGGCTAAGAAAAAGGCGGCTGCAACTGAACAGCAGGAGGCACCGACTGAACTCGACAACGTCGGAACGAAGCTGCGGAAGCTAGTCATCAAGAATTTCGGGTGCATCGGCAGCACGCCTGTCGAGATCGACCTTGATGATGTGGTGGTGCTGGTCGGTCGGAACAACACTGGAAAGAGCACGATTCTCCGGGCATACCAGGTGATCATGACGTCATCCGCTCCCAAACTGGAATTAGATGACTTTCCAGAATCCAAAGTCGACGCCGCCGCGTTGCCCGAAATCGAGCTGCACACACGCATCATTGACAACCCACCTGCAAGCAAGTGGATCGCCAAGATCGACGGCGAAGATATTGTTCGCGAACGATGGACTTGGACGAAGGACAAGGTGGTGGGCAAGCGACAAGGTTTTGATGTCGCATCAGACCAATGGTCAGATCAGGTACCTTGGGGTGCCGCGAATGTGGCGAATTCGCGCCGGCCTAGGCCGCACAGAATCGACGCGTTCGGCAGTCCAGAAGAGCAAACCGAGGCTGTTGTGAAGTTGCTACTTGCAGCCCTTTTGAGCGCGATCGGCAACCTTCCCCACACCGAGGCCGGAGAAGACGGAGAACTGAAAGAGACGGAGTACGGCAAGCTGTTGAAGGATATTGCCAGCTTGCAGAGAGCGGTCGTCGAACAAGTGCAGGACCAGATCGATCACGCGCAGCAGCAGCTAACGGAAGTCATTCAGAATGTTTTTCGAGGATATCGGATTGAGTTTGACGCGAAGCCTGAGGAAGACATCACGAGCTGCCTCAATTTTTTCAAACCTGGGGCGCTACTGCGAATGGGACCGAAGGACGGCCACATGAGTTCGGCCGAACGTCAGGGAAGTGGCGCTAGACGGACGTTGATGTGGGCCGCCCTGAAATACGCGGCTGACAAGAAAGCCGACGAAGACGCGAAACCGAATTTGTTGTTGATGGACGAGCCAGAGCTTTGCCTGCATCCCAATGCAGTTCGCGAGGCGTGCAACGTACTCTACGACCTTCCTAAGACCGGCAAGTGGCAGGTCATGGTGACAACACACTCACCGGCATTTATCGATTTGTCTCGAGACAACACCACCGTTGTGCGGGTTGAACGTGATGCAGACGGTGTTGTGATCAGGGGAACGACAGTCTTCAGACCGGAGAAGGCGAAGCTGAGCGATGACGAGAAGGAGGAACTCAAGATGCTCAACCTCTGCGACCCTTCCCTTTGCGAGTTCTTTTTCGGGGGGAGGACTGTGATCGTCGAGGGCGATACCGAGTACACCGCCTTCCGCTTCTTGCTGGACAAGTTCCCTGATGACCCGCGGTTGAAGGACGTTCACGTCGTTCGTGCTCGTGGCAAGTACACCATTTGTTTGGTCGCCAAGATTCTTAATCAGTTCAACTCGCGCTATGCGGTGCTCCACGACTGCGATGCCCCGAAGGTGTTGCGGAAGAAAAAGGGGTCAAACGAAAAGGAAGAAATCGTCAATCCTGCCTGGACCAACAACAGCAGGATTCGCGACGCGGTGAGTGACTCAGTTCTCGCTAAGCGCGCTCGGCTGGTTGCGCTCATCCCCCACTTCGAAGGTGCGTTCTTCGGTGAGGAACTGTCTGGTGAAAAGCCGGTGAATGCATGGACGCGGTTGAAAAACGACAACGACATTGCCGAGCAGGTGAAGGGCCTGCTTTGCAGCCTGCTCGATTTCAACGAACAGGTTCCTACAACCTGTTCGGAATGGTCTGATGAGCAGGCACTTCTCGCCCGCTACGAGCAGTTTGCAAGCTCGACCTGA
- a CDS encoding tyrosine-type recombinase/integrase, with product MVSVAETKRDDTQCRAVAQLAGNKKASCTAPATLQGLLWTHYRKAHSRASEATVMRLHYVVRSVDRFTGRLTLVDDLTEELFNRWVEHRENLVSASTAYHNRVDFLTLWRWASAAGYCSTPLPSSLHRVSAEQRNDAADQSASGLTLRQLLWDRYVPSRQNLKPSSAKLIEYSVRSFQRYVTRPVLVEELSEDFVMPFLAHRRRTVSLETAKREASNLLCLWRFALRKRLCDNPLPEDWEPIRLTRKIPRAWSLEEFGRILDAASHRAGMFRTLPVHARDFWTALLLFLYESGARIGATMCMETADVVLPRAQAILRADFAKTGIESVVDLSPEAVIALQAIYDPNRRVLFDWPYARRQLWLDYRDIVVDAGLETVKGEGFHKIRRTSATQAVIAAGWDHARVALGHSQEAMTRRYVDLRQVPRPKIHLPLPSIVQTTAAASRLTIAPSDGRPVALIAYRPDLAGRPAEPIEPVDSRLWEFRRGGWAQYGGGKWLRINSRWFEALKVLAAGTVIDTNRVQLLWSPSPTDPMPPKAIGRAIGKLRNWLRRVMDAPAGFDPLPSAGKQPTRWRLQQPSASVSDHQVPSPLDHAG from the coding sequence ATGGTCTCCGTCGCGGAAACCAAGAGAGACGACACGCAGTGCAGAGCTGTCGCCCAACTCGCCGGTAACAAGAAAGCATCTTGCACCGCGCCGGCGACGCTCCAGGGCCTTCTGTGGACGCATTACCGCAAAGCTCATTCTCGGGCGTCCGAAGCAACGGTGATGCGGCTCCACTACGTCGTTCGCTCCGTTGATCGTTTCACCGGCAGGTTGACATTGGTCGATGATCTCACCGAGGAGCTGTTCAACCGATGGGTGGAGCACCGGGAGAACCTGGTCTCCGCGTCGACCGCGTATCACAACCGGGTAGACTTCTTGACGCTCTGGAGATGGGCCTCGGCAGCGGGCTATTGTTCGACACCGCTGCCAAGTTCGCTGCATCGAGTCTCCGCCGAACAACGGAACGATGCGGCCGACCAATCGGCTTCCGGGCTGACGCTTCGCCAACTTCTTTGGGACCGGTACGTCCCGAGCCGCCAGAACCTGAAGCCGAGCAGCGCCAAGCTCATCGAATACTCGGTCCGTTCATTCCAGCGCTACGTCACACGCCCCGTTCTCGTTGAAGAGTTGTCGGAAGACTTCGTGATGCCATTCCTGGCTCATCGCCGGCGGACAGTGTCGCTGGAAACGGCCAAACGCGAAGCATCCAATTTGTTGTGCCTGTGGCGATTCGCCCTGCGGAAGCGACTTTGTGACAACCCGTTGCCGGAGGATTGGGAACCGATTCGGCTGACGCGAAAGATCCCGCGAGCATGGTCACTGGAGGAGTTCGGCAGAATTCTTGATGCCGCCAGCCATCGTGCCGGGATGTTTCGAACCCTTCCCGTCCACGCTCGCGACTTCTGGACTGCGCTGCTGCTCTTCCTGTACGAGTCCGGCGCACGCATCGGAGCCACAATGTGCATGGAAACGGCTGATGTGGTTCTGCCCCGTGCGCAGGCGATTCTAAGAGCGGACTTCGCGAAGACTGGCATCGAGTCTGTGGTCGACCTTTCGCCCGAAGCCGTAATCGCGCTCCAGGCCATCTACGATCCCAATCGCCGGGTTTTGTTCGACTGGCCCTATGCCCGTCGACAGCTGTGGCTGGACTATCGAGACATCGTGGTCGATGCGGGGCTCGAGACGGTCAAGGGCGAGGGATTCCACAAGATTCGTCGGACTTCAGCGACGCAAGCGGTCATCGCAGCAGGATGGGATCATGCCCGAGTCGCTTTGGGACATAGCCAGGAAGCGATGACGCGTCGCTACGTCGACCTTCGGCAAGTCCCTCGACCGAAGATCCACCTGCCGCTCCCGAGCATCGTTCAGACGACCGCAGCGGCCAGCAGGCTCACCATTGCGCCAAGCGACGGGCGGCCCGTCGCCCTCATCGCTTATCGCCCTGATCTGGCCGGCCGCCCTGCTGAGCCGATCGAGCCCGTCGACTCGCGGCTGTGGGAATTCCGACGCGGTGGTTGGGCTCAATATGGCGGCGGAAAGTGGCTGCGAATCAATTCCAGGTGGTTTGAGGCGCTCAAGGTGCTGGCCGCGGGAACGGTGATTGACACCAATCGAGTGCAGCTTCTGTGGTCCCCTTCGCCCACGGATCCCATGCCGCCAAAGGCGATCGGCCGGGCCATCGGCAAGCTCCGCAATTGGCTCCGGCGCGTGATGGACGCGCCGGCCGGGTTCGATCCGCTCCCATCGGCTGGCAAGCAACCGACGCGATGGCGCCTTCAGCAGCCGAGCGCGTCGGTCTCTGATCACCAGGTCCCGTCTCCGCTCGATCACGCCGGTTGA
- a CDS encoding cofactor-independent phosphoglycerate mutase has product MKYALVIPDGCADEPQASLGGKTPLQAARTPHMDAIARLGETGLADHVPASMPSGSDVGTMSLFGYDPLQFHTGRAPLEAAAQGIELGADDWAVRCNFVTVDRGVMKSFTAGQISNADGARLIEMLQKQHCGDEHWKFYQGVSYRNLLLYRSRDGRAPLKQDTTTTPPHDITDQPIAGHLPLGSGACDLRAMMDASAKLFADCDVNRERTARGEPLATQIWLWGQGRRPAFVPFADRFGVQGAVITAVDLLRGIGRLLGWQVIEVPGATGYLDTDYAAKGRYAIEALKGGTDFIVVHVEATDEASHEGHTDEKVRALENIDHHIVGPLHAYLKEQGDYRLIVCPDHPTFCRTKTHSHGYVPFAMCGAGIEARGTTYDEPAAAESGVVLDRGCELMPRFFGR; this is encoded by the coding sequence ATGAAGTACGCCCTCGTCATTCCGGATGGCTGCGCCGACGAGCCACAGGCCTCGCTGGGAGGCAAAACCCCGTTGCAGGCGGCTCGCACGCCCCACATGGACGCGATTGCACGTCTCGGCGAAACAGGTCTGGCCGACCACGTGCCGGCCAGCATGCCATCCGGGAGCGACGTCGGGACGATGAGTCTGTTCGGCTACGACCCGCTGCAGTTCCACACGGGGCGCGCGCCGCTGGAGGCCGCGGCCCAGGGCATCGAGCTCGGAGCCGACGACTGGGCCGTCCGCTGCAACTTCGTCACCGTCGACCGGGGAGTGATGAAGAGTTTCACGGCTGGCCAGATCTCGAACGCCGACGGCGCGCGGCTGATCGAGATGCTTCAGAAACAGCACTGCGGCGACGAGCACTGGAAGTTCTACCAGGGCGTCAGCTACCGAAACCTGCTGCTCTACCGCTCACGGGACGGACGTGCTCCCCTGAAGCAGGACACCACGACCACACCGCCGCACGACATCACCGACCAGCCGATCGCCGGTCACCTGCCTCTTGGCTCAGGAGCCTGCGACCTCCGAGCCATGATGGATGCTAGCGCCAAGCTCTTCGCCGATTGCGACGTCAATCGCGAGCGGACGGCGCGCGGCGAGCCTCTGGCGACACAGATCTGGCTCTGGGGCCAGGGACGCCGGCCGGCGTTTGTTCCCTTCGCCGACCGATTCGGAGTGCAGGGGGCCGTGATCACCGCCGTCGATCTGCTCCGGGGCATCGGGCGGCTCCTGGGCTGGCAGGTCATCGAAGTGCCCGGCGCCACCGGGTATCTCGATACCGACTACGCCGCCAAGGGCCGCTACGCCATCGAGGCCCTGAAGGGAGGGACCGACTTCATCGTCGTCCACGTCGAAGCCACGGATGAAGCTTCCCACGAGGGACACACGGACGAAAAAGTGCGGGCCCTGGAGAACATCGATCACCATATCGTCGGACCGCTCCATGCCTACCTGAAGGAGCAGGGGGATTATCGCCTGATCGTGTGCCCCGACCATCCCACCTTCTGCCGCACGAAAACGCACAGCCACGGCTACGTTCCGTTCGCGATGTGCGGCGCGGGAATCGAGGCCCGCGGTACAACCTATGACGAGCCCGCCGCTGCAGAGAGCGGCGTGGTGCTCGACCGCGGTTGCGAACTCATGCCGAGATTCTTCGGACGCTGA
- a CDS encoding plasmid stabilization protein has translation MPQGDKGKYTAKQKRKAEHIAESYEERGASKKVAKARAWATVNATDGGGKKSGSGRGRTENKAPATKGGRKGGAASAARPAAARKASARKAARTRAKNQSS, from the coding sequence ATGCCGCAGGGGGACAAGGGAAAATACACGGCGAAGCAGAAGCGGAAGGCCGAGCACATTGCTGAATCGTACGAGGAACGGGGAGCTTCAAAGAAAGTCGCGAAGGCCCGAGCGTGGGCGACAGTCAATGCAACGGACGGCGGCGGCAAGAAAAGTGGTTCTGGCCGCGGCAGGACTGAGAACAAAGCTCCGGCGACAAAGGGGGGACGCAAAGGGGGAGCGGCATCCGCCGCGCGACCGGCAGCAGCCCGCAAGGCATCTGCCCGGAAGGCCGCTCGCACGAGAGCGAAGAACCAATCGAGTTGA
- a CDS encoding HEAT repeat domain-containing protein, whose protein sequence is MKFPLALMAGLLICLLSGCGPGPGDWISQVKSSDVTVRRAAAERLAQAAPTSADTVTALTEAVADADPEVRRWACRGLGRHGARQAVTPLEQRLSDPAVAVRRAAAFSLQLVAPESLAFREELLAGMREGDGGLLVAIRGFEPPASWAVPVLLDLTRDRRPGIRRLAIEALGEIAPAMEAPRKAMEAARRDPDDRVREAAKLILNRRR, encoded by the coding sequence ATGAAATTCCCCCTGGCGCTGATGGCCGGCCTGCTGATCTGTCTGCTGTCCGGATGCGGTCCCGGACCGGGCGACTGGATATCACAGGTGAAATCGTCGGACGTCACGGTTCGTCGCGCGGCAGCGGAACGGCTGGCCCAGGCGGCGCCGACATCGGCCGACACCGTCACCGCATTGACGGAGGCGGTGGCTGATGCCGATCCCGAAGTGAGGCGCTGGGCCTGTCGGGGGCTGGGACGTCATGGCGCCAGGCAGGCGGTCACGCCTCTCGAGCAGCGGTTGAGCGATCCGGCTGTTGCGGTTCGCCGGGCCGCGGCCTTTTCACTGCAGCTCGTGGCGCCGGAGTCGCTGGCCTTTCGCGAAGAGTTGCTGGCGGGGATGCGCGAGGGCGATGGGGGGCTGCTGGTGGCCATCCGGGGATTCGAGCCACCGGCCAGTTGGGCGGTTCCCGTCCTTCTCGACCTGACCAGAGATCGCAGGCCCGGAATCCGGCGGCTGGCGATCGAGGCGCTCGGGGAGATTGCACCGGCGATGGAGGCGCCCCGAAAAGCGATGGAAGCGGCCCGCCGGGATCCAGACGACAGGGTGCGCGAGGCCGCCAAGCTGATCCTGAACCGCAGACGCTGA
- a CDS encoding restriction endonuclease, with the protein MHVTRVRQYFLDTIVELTGIKAGVGVTVPKAVSLLKKRTESNVTPWWSGDPLDVIRLEGGEVESGLVLLLHRVGAISEPLDSIGLLIRFVRAHLHRLGKVEDEPDFRLPTGYLAVQDLSALLNGMSEEPTEHVRGLTLLPEWQDIKRAFAIRNVMDRLPTSKSWNGIVQLDDLFESEAAPADPETYFDQRFIDYLNAQGEDLNRIHWRQFEYLVAEYYKRLGYRIKIGPGRGDDGVDIILEKDRVFAGPEVILIQCKRYSGTNEVKINEVKALWADVNVRAAASGLIATTTRLARNSREYCDARHHRLKRAERENIVQMLREMADVMSSPSGGAR; encoded by the coding sequence ATGCATGTCACGCGTGTTCGACAGTACTTCCTCGACACCATCGTTGAGCTCACTGGCATCAAGGCTGGAGTCGGCGTCACAGTCCCCAAGGCCGTTTCGCTTCTCAAAAAGAGAACCGAGAGTAACGTGACTCCTTGGTGGAGTGGAGATCCGCTCGATGTCATCCGACTCGAAGGCGGAGAGGTCGAATCGGGACTGGTTTTGCTGCTGCACCGCGTCGGTGCGATTTCTGAGCCTTTGGACAGTATCGGGCTCCTCATCCGGTTCGTGCGGGCGCATCTGCATCGACTCGGCAAAGTCGAAGACGAACCCGATTTTCGTTTGCCCACGGGGTACTTAGCAGTTCAGGACCTTTCTGCGCTTCTGAACGGGATGAGTGAAGAACCCACCGAGCATGTGCGAGGCCTGACGCTTCTGCCTGAATGGCAGGACATCAAGCGGGCGTTCGCTATCCGCAACGTGATGGACAGGCTTCCGACTTCAAAGTCATGGAATGGCATCGTCCAACTCGACGATCTGTTCGAGAGCGAAGCAGCGCCGGCTGACCCGGAGACCTACTTCGACCAGCGGTTCATCGACTACTTGAACGCCCAGGGAGAAGACCTCAACAGGATCCACTGGCGCCAGTTCGAGTACCTGGTGGCCGAGTACTACAAGCGATTGGGCTACAGGATCAAGATAGGGCCCGGCAGAGGCGACGACGGCGTCGACATCATCCTCGAAAAGGACAGGGTCTTTGCCGGCCCCGAAGTCATCCTAATCCAATGCAAGCGCTACAGCGGAACGAACGAGGTAAAGATCAACGAGGTCAAGGCCCTGTGGGCCGATGTAAACGTCAGGGCGGCGGCGTCAGGACTAATTGCAACCACGACGCGACTTGCCAGGAACTCTCGAGAATACTGCGACGCGAGACACCACCGCCTGAAAAGAGCTGAGCGCGAGAACATAGTCCAGATGCTTCGCGAGATGGCGGACGTGATGTCATCGCCGAGCGGTGGTGCACGCTAA
- a CDS encoding tyrosine-type recombinase/integrase, giving the protein MSHETVKVHVVNYGRATLYMRYLDPTTGKHVARSTGTKKQAEAEKAAGKWEAELREGRFKPRSRITWAEFRRRYEDEALSALANGSAERYGTVLDDVESTISPARPADMTAEKISQWQQSLRARKLSENTIRSYSSTLRAALNWAHEVGMVHHPAKVRMPARATVGKVMKGRPITTEEFDRMLAKVSLVVTGKRPQGAAERVAGWEFTLRGLWWSGLRLGEALALTWDGRELSIDLAGKRPMLRISAGSEKGHKDRILPLAPEAAEFFLAVPEAHRTGFVFNPLSSRGTRLPAREAGRVISLIGEKAGVKVNEGTYKGRSHVKFASAHDLRRAFGLRWAGRVMPAVLQQLMRHENIETTLRYYVGSDADGMAEILYAAVPKAPLGNSSGNSAPQHEEAADQACDANHVSG; this is encoded by the coding sequence GTGTCACATGAAACCGTCAAAGTCCACGTCGTCAACTACGGTCGCGCAACGCTCTACATGAGGTATCTCGACCCGACGACGGGGAAGCATGTCGCGCGCTCAACAGGCACCAAGAAACAAGCGGAGGCAGAAAAAGCCGCCGGCAAATGGGAAGCGGAGCTGCGAGAGGGACGGTTCAAGCCGCGGTCGCGAATCACATGGGCCGAGTTTCGCCGCCGATACGAGGACGAAGCGCTGTCTGCTCTGGCCAATGGTTCAGCTGAGCGATATGGGACCGTCCTCGACGACGTCGAGTCGACGATCTCCCCTGCCCGGCCGGCCGATATGACAGCGGAGAAGATCAGCCAGTGGCAGCAGTCGCTTCGTGCCCGGAAGCTGTCTGAAAACACGATCCGCAGCTACTCGTCGACACTGCGGGCGGCGCTCAACTGGGCGCACGAGGTTGGCATGGTGCATCACCCGGCCAAAGTCCGAATGCCGGCCAGGGCGACCGTGGGCAAGGTGATGAAAGGCCGCCCGATCACGACCGAGGAATTCGACCGAATGCTCGCGAAGGTGTCCCTCGTCGTCACGGGGAAGCGGCCGCAGGGCGCGGCGGAGCGAGTCGCCGGGTGGGAGTTCACGCTTCGCGGTTTGTGGTGGAGCGGCCTGAGACTCGGAGAAGCGCTGGCTCTTACTTGGGATGGCCGGGAACTTTCAATCGACCTGGCCGGGAAGCGGCCCATGCTCCGCATCTCTGCGGGCTCAGAGAAAGGACACAAGGACCGGATCCTGCCGTTAGCGCCCGAGGCCGCCGAATTCTTCCTGGCGGTCCCTGAAGCTCATCGCACGGGGTTCGTGTTCAATCCCCTGTCTTCGCGTGGAACACGCTTGCCCGCCCGCGAAGCCGGACGAGTGATCTCCCTGATCGGTGAGAAAGCCGGGGTGAAGGTGAACGAAGGGACGTACAAGGGCCGATCGCATGTGAAGTTCGCCAGCGCTCACGATCTCCGCCGCGCGTTCGGCCTTCGATGGGCGGGTCGGGTCATGCCCGCTGTGCTTCAGCAGCTCATGCGACACGAGAACATCGAGACGACGCTGCGGTACTACGTTGGCTCCGATGCCGACGGAATGGCAGAGATTCTCTATGCCGCAGTCCCCAAAGCGCCGTTAGGTAACTCTTCAGGTAACTCTGCCCCTCAGCACGAAGAGGCCGCCGACCAAGCTTGCGACGCAAACCATGTCAGCGGTTGA
- a CDS encoding DUF1559 domain-containing protein — protein MNDGRGSRRVGGLVDPGRTLPAFTLIELLVAIAVIAILVSLLLPAVQQAREAARKTQCRNNLHQYGIALHSYVDTHKLFPPSSTSDVEQGGWIDAPISRDLHSWHMMTLPQIDQSNLYQQVDQKVSSLHANNRDVARVRVPVQRCPSYSGRTFSADASYTRFGLEYATTNYVAMGATSAGVIYGANTGLFAPEGILFPLSSTRIDDITDGTSDTVLLVETREEDYSVWVDGGVMAVVATFYDEGNSPTYAGRGTALNHTPYFEYETPNVKWGPSSMHSQGAFHLFADGGVRWVSNTIDQRLYLAIVTKAGKEPNAAGAIQ, from the coding sequence ATGAACGACGGCCGCGGCTCGCGACGTGTTGGGGGCTTGGTCGATCCCGGCCGAACGCTCCCGGCGTTCACCCTGATCGAACTGTTGGTCGCCATTGCCGTGATCGCGATCCTGGTGTCGCTGTTGCTGCCGGCGGTCCAGCAGGCGCGTGAAGCGGCCAGGAAAACCCAGTGCCGGAACAACCTGCACCAGTATGGGATTGCCCTGCACAGCTACGTCGATACCCACAAGCTGTTCCCTCCCTCGAGCACGAGCGACGTGGAACAGGGGGGCTGGATCGACGCTCCCATCTCGCGAGACCTGCACAGCTGGCACATGATGACGCTTCCGCAGATCGACCAGTCGAACCTCTATCAGCAGGTTGACCAGAAGGTGTCATCCCTGCACGCCAACAACCGGGACGTGGCCCGCGTCCGGGTGCCGGTGCAGCGTTGTCCGTCTTATTCCGGTCGGACGTTCTCGGCCGACGCCAGCTATACGAGGTTCGGTCTCGAATACGCGACGACGAACTATGTCGCCATGGGAGCGACGTCGGCCGGGGTCATCTATGGAGCAAACACGGGGCTATTCGCGCCCGAGGGAATCCTGTTTCCACTCTCGTCGACCCGCATCGACGACATCACGGACGGAACGTCAGACACGGTCCTGCTCGTCGAGACACGCGAGGAGGACTATTCCGTATGGGTGGATGGGGGCGTCATGGCGGTGGTCGCGACGTTCTACGACGAAGGGAACTCACCGACCTATGCCGGCCGCGGGACGGCGCTCAATCACACGCCCTATTTCGAGTACGAGACTCCGAACGTCAAATGGGGACCTTCCAGCATGCACAGCCAGGGAGCGTTTCACTTATTTGCCGACGGCGGAGTTCGATGGGTTTCGAACACCATCGACCAACGGCTCTACCTGGCGATCGTCACGAAAGCCGGCAAAGAGCCGAACGCCGCGGGGGCGATCCAATGA